In a genomic window of Fusobacterium perfoetens ATCC 29250:
- a CDS encoding alpha-2-macroglobulin family protein: protein MKKLLYILILIFMFGCGKEKEPKKNNITENTSTKIETTVEETSDKTENQINESYLKINDVITISGEKSRINIEFSENLEENKDFSAYIKISPEVSHKVLKDKNKLIIIGDFNLKDTYTIKILKEINSVTNKTLKENIEKSINFKELEPKIVFSNDGIILPSTNNQKISFKSINVKKVKVQVKKVYENNLTQFLQDFVFEGNGSVLDWRTQSEFYKVGDSIFEKEFDIDYKKNIWTQSEIELSNLINNKGIFILELSFDKDGIDYTFPENTPEYKKNNLIYNNGKIGKALLLSDMGIIAQKDKDNTIVNVVDLLTNSIIKNAKIKVISENNQILYEGVTNENGDYIFPNNEKAFYIIAENNNQISILKFRDSNLSFDGFAVEGIYTTTGIKTFMYTDRGIYRPGDEVNLSIIARNNHKTFPENHPVIINVYSPRGKKIVENYTISDGKNGFYTYNFKTNLDGETGIYRIEALIGSESFVREIPIETITPNKIKVETKIPKELNLKNKRDLEFSLSSQYLFGAVADNLKFTSDIQIREENINFEKFRNFTFDDPTSYDFYYGDFFEGKLNEKGIGNVKFNLNNLNPKNKNLIGIVTTRVMETNGKPVISKESIKLNKFDSYIGLEIPKDTFIKSGDKLNLQVITVSNDGEKYIPNKKLVYRIYKNEYSWWWDYGSYYSFVKSIKTDKNTVLLYEKEFISEDRPYIIDYPIDGTGEIFVEVEDLETKQTVGLNLYADTWQNSNTNKKIDKLKIESDKKIYNIGDKAKVIFEGTEKSKALITVEKSGKIIKRVWKDIDSLKNEFELEITEDMFPNSYVVVSLFQDYNKDNDRPLRLYGAVPIIVENNNTKLNISIDVPTELKPNEKFTVKVKNQEKIPMDYTIAIVDEGILNITNFQTPNPWNFFYQKEALLLSFYDNYSEIIEKTKGEIHQVLQTGGDGFVNEMAGILASKRDKNLGLEDVQRFKPLAIYKGILSTDESGEGSVDFVMPNYMGAVKVMVVGASKDKYGSIDKEIIVKAPIVVEASLPRTLKVGDEIMIPVTVFGLEENIGEVEVKFTIDGKTQKEIITLQNKENKKIFFKENIGNKIGNKNIKISVSSKVYNYEEDINININSDSPYIYINDIEELSKDKEISFTEPKEAIKGSVNKFITISNSPILALNERINYLTRYPYGWAEQIASNLFAQLYLDSLTIKGEYDEKEVVKNINSGITKLVHYQLYDGSFSYWIGGKTDLWLTNYIGHFLIEAKSKGYYIPEQMYNKWLDFTKKSVKSYDSLPLDWKVYSLYLLALADSPEISEMNLIYENYFQNSNELDIRSKWYLANAYKLVGEDNLAKEMSLNLNRDIKPRDAREYIDSNSSYIKDMSIVLKAYYDIYNEMDRNLYNKILGELQSNKWLSTESIGYSLMTIAKVSGKEKTDEVKGIISINNKDIEFSTENGIFKYDIPNDVTDIKVKSLSDKIFINHYWEGIPVNYQMEDISKNIKLERKYFDEKGQEINPNILTSGDSFWLQIKVLPIDIKSSVYVDDVVLTQILPTGWEIENLRATNTPLPQWINILKGDTTFEYEDIRDDRVLWFFDFYSERENSFFIKVNVTSLGKFTFPGTTVEAINNENYKGYLKGFTVEVK from the coding sequence ATGAAAAAATTATTATATATTTTAATTCTTATTTTTATGTTTGGCTGTGGCAAAGAAAAAGAACCTAAAAAAAATAATATTACAGAAAATACTTCCACTAAAATTGAAACTACTGTTGAAGAAACTTCTGATAAAACAGAAAATCAAATAAATGAATCTTATCTTAAAATAAATGATGTCATTACTATTTCAGGGGAAAAATCAAGAATAAATATAGAATTTTCTGAAAATCTTGAAGAAAACAAAGATTTTTCTGCTTATATAAAAATTTCTCCAGAAGTTTCTCACAAAGTTTTAAAAGATAAAAATAAACTTATAATTATTGGAGATTTTAATCTAAAAGATACCTATACAATAAAAATATTAAAAGAGATAAATTCTGTAACTAATAAAACTTTAAAAGAAAATATAGAAAAATCTATCAATTTTAAAGAGCTAGAACCTAAAATTGTCTTTTCTAATGATGGGATAATTTTACCTAGTACAAATAATCAAAAAATTTCTTTTAAATCTATCAATGTAAAAAAAGTAAAAGTTCAAGTAAAAAAAGTATATGAAAATAACCTTACTCAATTTTTACAAGACTTTGTATTTGAGGGAAATGGTAGCGTTTTAGATTGGAGAACTCAAAGTGAATTTTATAAAGTAGGAGATTCTATATTTGAAAAAGAATTTGATATTGATTATAAGAAAAATATCTGGACTCAAAGTGAGATTGAGTTATCTAACCTTATAAATAATAAAGGAATTTTTATACTTGAACTTTCTTTTGATAAAGATGGAATAGATTACACTTTCCCTGAAAATACCCCTGAATACAAAAAAAATAATTTAATTTATAACAATGGAAAGATTGGAAAAGCTTTATTATTGTCTGATATGGGTATAATAGCTCAAAAAGATAAAGATAATACTATTGTTAATGTTGTAGATTTATTAACAAATTCTATTATAAAAAATGCTAAAATAAAAGTTATTTCTGAGAATAATCAAATATTATATGAAGGAGTAACTAATGAAAATGGAGATTATATTTTTCCTAATAATGAAAAAGCCTTTTACATTATAGCTGAAAATAATAATCAAATTTCTATATTAAAGTTTAGAGATTCTAATTTATCTTTTGATGGATTTGCTGTAGAAGGAATTTACACTACTACAGGAATAAAAACTTTTATGTATACTGATAGAGGAATATATAGACCTGGTGATGAGGTTAATCTTTCTATTATAGCTAGAAATAATCATAAAACTTTCCCTGAAAATCATCCTGTTATAATAAATGTATACTCTCCTAGAGGTAAAAAAATAGTTGAAAACTATACTATAAGTGATGGTAAAAATGGTTTTTATACTTATAATTTTAAAACCAATTTAGATGGAGAAACAGGAATTTATAGAATAGAAGCTTTAATTGGAAGTGAAAGCTTTGTAAGAGAAATTCCTATTGAAACTATTACTCCTAATAAGATAAAAGTAGAAACAAAAATTCCTAAAGAATTAAATCTAAAAAATAAAAGGGATTTAGAATTTTCATTATCTTCTCAATATTTATTCGGAGCTGTAGCTGATAATTTAAAATTTACTAGTGATATTCAAATAAGAGAAGAAAATATTAATTTTGAAAAATTTAGAAACTTTACATTTGATGACCCAACTTCTTATGATTTCTACTATGGAGATTTTTTTGAAGGAAAATTAAATGAAAAAGGAATTGGAAATGTAAAATTTAATCTAAATAATTTAAATCCTAAAAATAAAAATTTAATTGGGATAGTAACTACTAGAGTAATGGAAACTAATGGAAAACCTGTAATTTCTAAAGAATCTATCAAATTAAATAAATTTGATTCATACATTGGATTGGAAATACCTAAAGATACTTTTATAAAAAGTGGTGATAAATTAAATCTTCAAGTAATAACTGTATCTAATGATGGAGAAAAATATATCCCTAATAAAAAACTTGTATATAGAATATATAAAAATGAATATTCTTGGTGGTGGGATTATGGTAGTTATTACTCTTTTGTAAAATCAATAAAAACAGATAAAAATACTGTACTTTTATATGAAAAAGAATTTATATCAGAAGATAGACCTTATATAATAGATTATCCTATAGATGGTACTGGAGAAATTTTTGTAGAAGTTGAAGATTTAGAAACTAAACAAACTGTTGGATTAAATTTATATGCTGATACTTGGCAAAATTCTAATACAAATAAAAAAATAGATAAATTAAAAATAGAAAGTGATAAAAAAATATATAATATCGGCGACAAAGCTAAAGTTATATTTGAAGGAACTGAAAAATCTAAAGCACTTATTACAGTTGAAAAATCTGGAAAAATTATAAAAAGAGTTTGGAAAGATATAGACTCTTTAAAAAATGAGTTTGAATTAGAGATTACTGAGGATATGTTCCCAAACTCTTATGTAGTTGTATCCCTTTTCCAAGATTATAACAAAGATAATGATAGACCTCTTAGACTTTATGGAGCTGTTCCTATTATAGTAGAAAATAATAACACAAAACTTAATATTTCTATAGATGTACCAACAGAATTAAAACCTAATGAAAAATTTACTGTAAAAGTTAAAAATCAAGAAAAAATACCTATGGATTATACAATAGCAATAGTAGATGAAGGTATACTAAATATTACTAATTTCCAAACACCTAATCCTTGGAATTTCTTCTATCAAAAAGAAGCTTTACTTCTTTCTTTCTATGACAATTATTCTGAAATAATAGAAAAAACTAAGGGAGAAATACATCAAGTATTACAAACTGGTGGAGATGGATTCGTAAATGAAATGGCTGGCATACTTGCTAGTAAAAGAGATAAAAATCTTGGACTTGAAGATGTCCAAAGATTTAAGCCTCTAGCTATTTATAAAGGAATATTATCTACTGATGAAAGTGGAGAAGGAAGTGTAGATTTTGTAATGCCTAATTATATGGGAGCTGTAAAAGTAATGGTTGTTGGTGCTAGTAAAGATAAATATGGTTCTATTGATAAAGAAATAATTGTAAAAGCTCCTATTGTAGTCGAAGCCTCTCTTCCTCGTACTTTAAAAGTAGGAGATGAAATTATGATTCCAGTAACTGTATTTGGACTTGAAGAAAATATTGGTGAGGTAGAAGTTAAATTTACTATTGATGGTAAAACTCAAAAAGAAATTATAACTTTACAAAATAAAGAAAATAAAAAAATATTCTTTAAAGAAAATATTGGTAATAAAATTGGAAATAAAAATATAAAAATTTCTGTTTCTTCTAAGGTTTATAATTATGAAGAAGATATAAATATAAATATTAATTCAGATTCTCCATATATTTATATAAATGACATAGAAGAATTATCAAAAGATAAAGAGATTTCATTTACAGAACCAAAAGAAGCAATAAAAGGAAGTGTAAATAAATTTATAACAATTTCTAATTCTCCAATACTTGCTCTTAATGAAAGAATAAATTATTTAACAAGATATCCTTATGGTTGGGCTGAACAAATAGCTTCTAATTTATTTGCTCAATTATATTTAGATTCTCTAACTATAAAAGGTGAATATGATGAAAAAGAAGTTGTTAAAAATATAAATAGTGGTATAACAAAACTTGTACATTATCAATTATATGATGGTTCTTTCTCTTATTGGATTGGAGGAAAAACTGATTTATGGCTTACAAATTATATTGGACATTTTTTAATAGAAGCTAAATCAAAAGGATATTATATCCCTGAACAAATGTATAATAAGTGGTTAGATTTTACTAAAAAATCTGTTAAAAGTTATGACTCTTTACCATTAGATTGGAAAGTTTATTCTTTATATCTTTTAGCTCTTGCTGATTCTCCTGAAATTAGTGAAATGAATCTTATATATGAAAACTATTTCCAAAATAGTAATGAATTAGATATCAGAAGTAAATGGTACTTAGCAAATGCTTATAAATTAGTAGGAGAAGATAATCTAGCAAAAGAAATGAGTTTAAATCTTAATAGAGATATAAAACCAAGAGATGCTAGAGAATATATTGATTCTAATAGTTCTTATATAAAAGATATGAGTATAGTCCTTAAAGCTTATTACGATATTTATAATGAAATGGATAGAAATCTTTATAATAAGATTCTTGGGGAATTACAATCTAATAAATGGTTATCTACTGAAAGTATTGGATATTCTTTGATGACTATTGCTAAAGTATCTGGAAAAGAAAAAACTGATGAAGTAAAAGGTATAATTTCTATTAATAATAAAGATATAGAATTTTCTACAGAAAATGGAATATTTAAATATGATATTCCTAATGATGTTACAGATATAAAAGTTAAATCTCTAAGTGATAAGATATTTATTAATCACTATTGGGAAGGAATTCCAGTAAATTATCAAATGGAAGATATTTCTAAAAATATAAAATTAGAAAGAAAATATTTTGATGAAAAAGGACAAGAAATAAATCCAAATATTCTTACTTCTGGAGATAGTTTTTGGTTACAAATAAAAGTTTTACCAATAGATATAAAATCTTCTGTATATGTGGATGATGTTGTTCTTACTCAAATATTACCTACAGGTTGGGAAATTGAAAATCTAAGAGCAACTAATACACCTCTTCCTCAATGGATTAATATTTTAAAAGGAGATACTACTTTTGAATATGAAGATATTAGAGATGATAGAGTTCTTTGGTTCTTTGATTTTTATAGTGAGAGAGAAAATTCTTTCTTTATAAAAGTTAATGTTACTTCTTTAGGTAAATTTACTTTCCCTGGAACTACTGTAGAAGCTATAAATAATGAAAATTATAAAGGATACTTAAAAGGATTTACTGTTGAGGTCAAATAA